The Musa acuminata AAA Group cultivar baxijiao chromosome BXJ2-5, Cavendish_Baxijiao_AAA, whole genome shotgun sequence genomic interval AAGAAATGTTCATTTATATATGTTTGTTTTCAttgataattttgaattatatgatACTTGTGCTTGAAGAGGAAATCTTCTGTGGTATTCTTTTATTTATAGATCCAAATGTTTGGAAGTTGGAAACAATTATTTATAAAAGCTTATATTAGCTGAAATGGTAATGTTGAGGAGGATGCATGGAATTACtaggaaatatttttatttttgaacaaTTAATATCACTTTGAAAGagtttaaaatgaaaaggaattatataaagatGTTATGGACACATTTAAAGCAGACCAATAAAAGTCGTTAGATTAGGTGAGTTGATTAGCAAATAATGGTATAGGAAGAGTCAGAGGGAAACCTTTAGATGACGTAACGAGTGATAATACAAAAATATTTGAATGTTCTTAATTTATCAGAGATATTGCTTTAGAGAGTTTAATGGATGGAAAAAAAATTATGTAGCCGATTTCAGATAGTTGGGATATTATGGCTTGTTGTGGttgtggtggtgatggtggtgacTAGCTAAATGTAGCCCAAAGTATGGATGTACATTGTTTGCTTTTCAAGGTTTTTCAAGACATTAGGATTATCATCCATTATTTACTTAATAAAAAGAGGAGAACAAGTGTGGGTTTTTTACGGAGTTCCTCTCTTGCTTTATAATTCTTTGTCTATAAATGCTTTATACACCCACAATGTTGGACACCTTGTCAAACAGTGGTCCATGTACTGATTCACAGTTGGATCAGTAAATACGGGTCGTTACCAACTTGCTTGAGTGGTTTTTTACCCTACTATCAACTAGTTACATTTAGTGGGAGTTTTACTTAGTGGCAATGGAAGCACTACTATTTTATTAACAGTACTCAATGTATGCTTGTCTATGGTGTAAAGGCAGTCATTTGATGGTGTTATTAGTCATACTAGACTGTTCCTTTTCTCAGTTTGGTTCTTTATTGGACAAGGTTTTATAGAGGTGAACTGATGTTAATCATTTTGTGCAAGAGTGACAGTTGTAGATGTTTATCTGTTCTTAGGTGATGCAATAGTATTTTGATTGTGTCAATATCTATTGAGTATGCATATGCATCATTGTGTTGCTCATTTACTtgacattatttaaaaaaaaacatttCTATTACATTAAATGTTGTACATAATCTCACTCGTGGATTCGAACCTGAGACCTATCATTTGTGCAGTAATACACTTACCAACCCGGATGTCTCAACAAAAACCTTTAACATCTTTTGAATGTCACCTTCATACCTTGATTATGCCTTGAATTAACACAGCATTCACCAATTTGTCTTACATCCTGCTGCGTTTAAATTTGAAGTACATTGCAACTGTTACTACAATTTCTCATTTACAGTCATTGTTAGATTTCCCCTTGTCTTTTAAATTTAAGTACATTGCAACTGTTACTACAATTTCTCATTGACAGTCATTGTTAGATTTTCCCTTGTCTTGCAATAGTTTGTTCTTTTTTTTGGTCATACTAGCCAACATGATGTACCTACCCTCTTCCAGAATCTCTCTGCAATCTagacattcttttttatttttgcatATGTGGAAGCAGTTCTGTTGGTTGTCAGGTTGTCAAATAGGGGCACCCTTTGGCTGTGCTTCTGCTGAAAGAAAGTACTCGGGAGATGGAGAAGCGCAAATGTGTCTCTGGATGCTCTAACTCTGACTCTCTCATCGGTCACAGAAATTTATGCTCAAGTGCCATGCAATTATGTTATTACTTCATACAAGCTTCTTTTGGAGATGGCAAACCATCATGTTGATTTGTGTTCTTAGTATTTGGTTTGTTGTTCCAAAACTTcataattaatcttttggtttgtTCTCTCAAGATTTGCTTGCTGcaggatttcataatcaaatgttCTTAGATTAAACCTTATTAATACTGATTCATAGTTTTAGATACCTCATCTGGTATAATATGTGTTTCATGCGTCATAGAGTACATGAAGTTGGTTTCCCTGTTAACTTTGAAGAAATTTTGTTGCAGCTTTCTTGTCTATTTCACATTTTCTTACCTTTTGAATAATAGCTTGCTGTAATAAGTTCAGGATCAATGGATTTCAATGATCACAATTCCTGATGCTAATTATGACTGCGCTGCTTGTTGAATTCTGCTTCTTGTTTTCTGCCGTTTCTGTGTGATACTGAGTTTTGGGTTTCATATACAGTTTCTTGGTGGTCTCACACCTGATACTTTGACATCCCCTAGTTGACATTCTTGTTTGATCATTCCTTGTATCCAAAATGGACTCAAAACTCGTTTATATGGTCTCAGGTCTTCTATGGTTGTTGCTGATGCATCACACATGCTGTTCATGTGATTCACATGAAGTTAGTCAAGGTACGCATCTTTAAGCTGTTATAATACCTTAGTTTTAATTTAGTGAACATTTGCTGAGACATACCttcacctaattgtttgctttacatGTAACTATGCAACCAGTTGGTTCCGGTCCCTAGATTTCGTTCTTGTGCCAAATCAAGTATGGAGCGTTGTGATTACATTAAATTATTTTGTGACCTCTTGATGCTTTTTATCTACATTCTTTAGTTGAACCACAACAAAATGATCACAATCAAACTTTACTCCAATactcaatattaaaattattacaagTTATACAATACataaaacaagaaagaagggacaatttaaaatacttaataagttggaagaaacaaataaaaatataagaaatcaGTAGAAAATAAATTAATGGAGAATGGACATGTTAGACATCGGAAGTTTGTCAATTATTTATTTAAGTGATACTTAATTATTTATAGATGAACATATTCTATTTTTATCTTTAAGTCTACATTCACTTCAATATTCCCAtctcaactatatatatatattcctttacACAGTAAGCCTGAAGAAACTAAAGGATGCTTCCTCCAATGAAATGATGTAGTTGATCCCCACTCATTCTGCCATAAACAAGTCCGGCACCTTTAGGAAGCAATATTTATGTACTAAAATGGACATTTTGTTTTGAATTAGTTTAAACAAAGAATTGTCACACAATGAATATGTTTCTATTTGTATAATCTGCAACATGCCtttgaagtttgattcctttcctTTACAGGGTTTAATCTGTTCTTTTCTTCGATATCAAGCTCATGTGGATAGGAGACTCCTTCGAAACCTTTACTTTTTAGTCAAGGATATGGGCTTCTATATGCTTGTTTTAGTAGGCCATACCGGAAGCTCTTGACGCAAATACAATGGAGTTGGTCATTGTTAGATCAATTTACTTCATATAATATGAGGGGAGAATTGTAGAGGAATATAAACCTATTtactgcttatatatatatatatatatatatatatatatatatatatatatatatatatatatatatatatttgtgtgtgtatatataataaaattgccGGAGAACACTTGATCTAATGTCCTTTTTGTCCTTTGTGTGTGCGTCATCAATTTGTATTTATTTTTCGTATTTGATAGATACACAGTAGGAATTATCAACCACATCACAAGATAACCTTCTGTGATGCTCGGACTGTCTTATTTTGCCAAACCTTGGAATGGATAATTGGTTGTCTGAaatcatattaaataaaaaaaagaaaatttccgAGTCGAGTTATACTTGAAATATTAATCTACATTGGAGCTCGCATAATTTCGCATTAATCTTTCATTTCAATTTCTAAGATTCATTTTGTTGCCGACGAAATTATGTACATTAGATTCTGGTGCCTAAATCAATAATCAAACTTTGATTCGGATTCGGGTGATATTTGTGGAAACCCGTTAACATCTGGTCATCCGAATAGATGACGTCAAGTTTCCGCAGACCTGACACTGACCACACGATGACAACACCAAGCAAAGAGAACTCTGCAGCACATGATGCCATGGAAGCAAATACGTCATTAGCTCATCCCTTTCCTGGTCGTCATGCTCTCACCAAGGACAACCCTGCGGTTGTCCAAGACTGGACTAGGTTCCGAATCGAGGCCCTGTGTCCCCCACCCCCCACAGCTGAAGCGTCCCTCTCAGCGGCAAACAATCAAACACTTGGCGTGTCCGATACCGCTGATTCATGTCAGCCCACGTGACGTTCCATCTTGCTCTCTCTAGGTGAGGACGGCCACGGTATCGGATTCGGATCCGATCCGACAAACCTACAGATCTGATTCGGATTAGTCCCAACGGGGGAGGACAACAGCGGCCCGTTCGTATCGCGCCTAAACTCGAGACTGAATTGGCGACACGAGGCGTTCGGTCACCGTCGCGTAGTAGGAGTACGACAACGTGCCCCTCGTTTCGATATCCTATTTCGTGGCCCAGCAGCTGCCGAACATTCCAATTCCTGCACGCAAAACTTGCCACGGTAGGGTTCCAATTGTCCAAAATGAACGTCTCTTCGAACCCTTTCTCTACCCAAAAAGAGAGAAATCTCTTGAAACTTGATCGAGAAGTTCATTCCCCAAAGCATCAATATATTCTTTATTGGCCAATGTTACATTGTGCCCAGTGTTCAATTTGAGAGCACCAATCCCTAACCAAGGTCAAAATCGAACCCCAATGGGAGTCGAGGAGCACTGTGAGTGGAAGAAGACGACCAGCAACATGTAACGTGTAAGGTCTCCGAAACACGCACTGCGAGAGTCACGACGCACAGATCCCCCAGAAAACGCGCCGCCCACAGTCTCCCGAAACGCGATATGATGAACGTAACGGATGTTTTGTTTGCAGATCGATCTTGTCGTACGTATATGATATAACGTGAAAGAACTATTGAGAATGTCGTTATTTCTGGAAGGACACCTTTGGGATGGATACGCCATGGGTGGGGGGTAGTTTGGGAAGAGCAGCTGCATGTAATAAATGAATGGAAGAGGAGGCGCTGCCTCGAAGAATCTCGTTGGTTTTGCTTAGAAAAAGACTTCCCCACTAGCCTGCTGCTTTCTACGAATCCACTGCGACTCATAAATAAATATTCCAAACATGCTTTCAGAAGCATTTTGTCAAACACCTTCGTCTCTCCTTTTACTTAGAAAATGACATTAATTATAAGCCATATaccattttttaatattttatttgtcaAAATTATAcgtaattattattttcttatttttcataGTGATTCTTCAAATCCACCTTAATATTCTTACCGTGAGTGACTACGTAAATTAGCATAATGCTTCCATGCGTCCAACTAAATAGTGGAGTGTTGTCTTGGTACATGGTGACGGAAAGCTGAGCTATTCACCGAACCCTTTCCCCTCTAGTCTATTCTGCAtaccagtatatatatatatataacaaagaagaaaaatgacTTATAGGTCAAAACACGGTTATCTTTATCGGAACAAAAGGCATGAAGCAAGTACATGATGAACGTAGTGTGCTGTTAAGTTGTGTTGGAAGAATGAGAGAGATTGCAGGGTTGGGTGGGTGAATTCCCGTTAGCTTTGGCAGGCCCTCGGAAGCCTCGTGTCGCAGATTTAATGGTGTGGTGACCGTGCACCCTGACCTTTCCCATCCCTTGCCCTGCTCCTCCTCCCTTGGCGCCTCGTGAtcagcaggaggaggaggcggaggaggagccaATCTCGATCCCCTCGAGGTAAGGGGGAGAGGACGGCAAGAGGGCGACTTCGCACTGTTCGAGCAACGATAGATTAGGCAACCAATTTCCTCTGTTTCTGTTGTAGGTAGAAGAAACGGAACCCCCTGGGAGTGGGTTGGAACAGGAAGAGCAACTGCAGCAACAGCAACCGCAGCAGTAGAAGAGATCATTGCCGGCCCAACTTGTCCTCGTTATGCTATGTCTGCGTCCATCGCCTCCTCCAATCCATTCTGTCTTTATGTTTCTTTTTCTGATGGTTTTGCTTTGGCAGCGATCTCAAGGAGTTGTGGAgccagaaaggaaaagggaaaggtAGGCAGAGCAGACCCATTTCCTTTGATCCCCCTCGATCCCGTCTTCTCTCTAAAGCTTCTTTTGGTCACCCGGGAATCTCCCTCCCCTCCCTCCTTGCATGGTTCGTCGCTTGCTTCGTTGCTTCAAAGATGTTATACCTGTTGTTTGGTTCCTGCTGATGTTCACGTTTGTAGCATCTGTGCTTAGGGTCTTTGACGAGGGATTCTTGAGATCGGAAGGAGGGTTTGTGCtacgatgacgacgacgatgtTGTTGTTTGATTCCTGTTGATGTTCACGTTTGTAGCATATGTGCTTAGGGTCTTTGACGAGGGATTCTTGAGATCGGAAGAAGCGTTTGTGCtacgatgacgacgacgatggTGGTGGCGTCGCGGAGAGGAGACTTGAACCTAAACCACGCGCCGCTGCCGGACTACGAGGAGCAGGTGAAGGAGGGACTCAAGCAAGCCATGGTTGAGCACGACACCCTCTTCAAGCATCAGGTTCTGCCTCTTTTCCGCTTGGTGGATTTCCGTGGCTACACCAATCTGTTCTTGGAATCGTAAGTGCGGATCTCGCGATGTGTAGGTGCGGGAGCTCCATCGCTTGTATTGGACGCAGAAGAAAATGATGAACGAGGCTTGCTGGAGACGATCTGATTTGGTATCGCCTCGTGAGGCACGAGTCGGATGCAAGTTACTGGGCGAGAAGAAAACCGGCGACGTGCCATCTCGCTGGCTCACGGTAAGATATGCGGTGGCAAAACCTTGGTGGGCGAGTTGTGGAGTTCTTTGTTTATTTTGTTGCTGAGTACATTTCAACCCGCAGGTGAATTCGATGGAGATGCGGAACACCACAACAGAATTTAATGCTAATGATAGGAGCTACAGTCTTCAGCTTCCAGCTAATGTCAATAGTTCATCTGGCGTCAAACCTCTGGCAAATAATGCTGCAAATAGGAGTCTTTCTCAAATTTCTGCTTCATCTCACTTTTGTTCGGTAGCTGCAATGCAGAGTGAATCTGGTCATAGGCGGACAGAGAGGTTTTCCCATGCAGAGCCTCAGACTGGAAGATGGCAAGAGGAGAGCTTCCTCTACCCAGATGGTGAGTTTTCTTAATGATGTAATGTATCTATTCTTTTGCACACGAGAGACTATTGATCCATCAATTATAGAAtaaaactcttcttgcattgcacttCTTAAACAAGCTGAATTCAAGAATCCATCAATATGCATTATTAGTCATcatattgttttacattcattCATCCGATGCAATATGAATACCTGATACCTCTTTGGAGAAAGATTTGGTATTTGCATATGCAGTTTATGCATATCCAACCAATCCAATTAACAATGTACAATTACTACATCAGTCACGGATTTGTCTTTAACATGTCATATCAGATCGTTCCAGGATTGCTTATTTGACATAGTAACATTGTTATTATGCCTATTATTTGAGCTATTGCTGCCTTGTTTTCGCATTGAGATGTCTAGGACTCCCGTTGATATTGTTGTGAATACAGATGTATCTAATTTCTAGTGGTTGTTGTTTGATATCTTCCCACCCCTTCACTAATTCCTCAATCACTATATCGTTAGGTAACCAAATAGTTTGACAACAATGTGCCAACCTTAAACCAGATTACTAATTTCATTCTCTTTTTTTGTAGATTTTCAGACACATTTCACAAGAAAAGTTACAACTATGTCAACCTATATTTCATCATCTTGTTCTTCATCCATAAGAGCTTCGAAAAGAATATATAATATGATGTGTTTATGGATAGATTATCTTATTCTGTTAAAAAAAATCTCCAAGTTGCTCGTGATATGATGTGTGCCTTACCCAACCTGAATCAAACTAGATTgagattttattatttttgtacTACCTTAATCTGTTGATTGTTGAGTTCCATCTAGTTACTAAGTGTCTAGGCGATGCTACAATGCATACAGCAATGTCTTGATTGAAGATGTCTCTTCAATCTTAGACCGATACCCCAAGGTGGGCTTAACTAGAGACCTAAGCTCAACCTTCATGTCATCAACACCGACATCACTGGAATAATCACATACAGGTGCTACTAATTGAGGGCATGACAATCCTTATCAAGAGCTTACTCAATGTCTAGGTGCATCGATAGGGCTGAGCCAACACTATGTTAGTCTTAATTGGCCAGTTTGAGGAGCCTGATACCACATAGCAGCCAACTTAGGAAAGAAATTCTTTCTAAAATCATGTAACAGATATTACAGAAACTTGACTAACTTGGAGACCATTTCCTAAATGAAAGAAACTAGTACTGCAGCACTTGCAGAATTCTAGTACTAGTCCTCGTCAAAGTCAGATTCCATGTAGATTTGGTTTGATCACTCAGTATCCAAAAAGGATGAGCACACTGGAATTCTACATCAAACCTTTCcagttcaatatatatatatatatatatatatatatatatatatactctgtcTCCCAAAATTTTCTTCCCCTTCCTCAATTCTTTTCTGATCTCAATGTTAATTTTTTGGTTTGTTGTGGTTTGCAGTGTAAGAAGAAACTGCTGACCTGCAATTGTCTAGAATTGTTTATGGATGTCTTCCTTGCTGTATATTGATTTATTCCTTTTTGGATATTGTTGGACTAAGAAAGATATGTTTCCTAGACAATTTTAATTCTTGTGATCAATTTGGAttgcaaatttatttttcttgcttGTTTTGCTTACATTGGAGGTTTTTAGTATCCATGTATTTCACAATaagataatattttgaaatttaTGTCTGCAGTTGTAACTTGAAGTTTGATATTGTTAATTTGATGTTAGGATCTTTGGGTTTGATCAAATGCTATGATTTAGATGGATAGAGTTTCATCTTTATGGTTGTTTTGTAAATCTTGGTTTCAGAACGTGGCTGATCATTGTTAACTATAAGGTTGAAGATAACTTTTCACATTGGAAAGATCATGTTTCTCATAGCAAATCTCACTTGGACTTATCCAGCATATTCTCAATATCCTTTCAAATTAGTAGGATGACTCTTTATTCCCTCTTTGTTTCTTTCCTgggaatttttttcttttctttttttcttttaatttctcaTGTGATGATTATTGTGGTATTCATCCAGCAGGACTTTCATCTTCTAGCCAACCGAGAAAGTTAGCTTACTATTGTTAATCTATTATTAAATTGATCTCTTAATATCTTCTGGAATCTGTTCAGGATTAGAAGAATATGGAGGCTCTCTCTCTGCCAATTTCCCCACCAAGAATCAATGGCCACAACACAAACTTATGCACATTGACCTGAACATAGCTCAAGACAGTGAATCTATAAATGTTTTTCCAAATACTGCAGAAACATTTTATTCTCCATCAACAAGTTCATCAGTTGTTCACTATGGAGATAATCTTAGAGTATCAAATGATAAATACTCAAAAGAATCTGAAGCAAGCAATGAGAGCACAAAAGAATCCACTGTCACAAATCAACCTGGTGTCGTATCTCCAGGTTCAGAAAATTCAAGGGAGAAGAGTGCTGATTCATTGCCTCATGACCCTAAAGATTCTGATACTTCCTCAGTACAAGCTTCCGGACAGAGCAGCAATTTTATGAGGAAGAACTGGGaccataaaggatatattgtggaAAATGAAGTCTGCAGATCTGGCATCAGGATCTCTGAAGAATGTAGCAAAAATTTAGTGGAAAGATTTTCTAGTGCCTACGATGAGCAAGCTCATGGTGGTACAAATGGAACAGTTCTAGCAGACTTACAAAAACCTGGAATCGAAAAAATTGGTTCATCAGTTGGTGAGCCAAATTTTGCTGTACAGAGTGATGACAGAAATAATGTTCCAATTTTCAGAGTTCACGAGGAACACGATTGCTTGCATGCATCATCTGGGAAGACCAATCTGCCACCAAAAACAACTGGAGATTTGGAAGAGAAAGAAACAAATGCTGAAGGGAGTGAAGATACCATATCAAGTCATGTCACAATGCCAGATGAAAAGCAAAAAGATGAGCTTATGGAGTATACTATCGGCATTAAGCTAAATCGGTTAACTAGACACAGTGAATGTACCTCAAAGAAGAAAAGTATGGAAGATCATACAGTTATCTCCAGTTCCAAGGATTTTGGGACTACTCACTCATGTTCAGTGATGCCTGAAAAGATTTGTCACAAACAGATTCCAAATGTTGTAGATTCTGACTACATCTGCACACAGGATAGACCGTGCAGTTCTGATGCATCACAGCCTAGAGATGATATGGAACAGCAGCTACCCAAAATAGAGCAAGATAATATTATTATCAAGGCAGCTGAGATACTTCTATCTGTTTCTTCAGAGAAGCCATTGTGTTCAATGGATCCATTGGCTATTGATGGGCAGATGGAATTAAAATGTGAAGAAGGCAATGATCAGCCTCAGTCTTCTAATTCTTTTGAGACAATAACTCTGAAGCTACAGGAGATCAGAGATAATGGAAGTTCCATCTGTGCTAGCCAAATTGAGAGTGAGCCTAGGGAGGATGGATGCGGCTTTAGACCACGTAGGGGAAGGCGGGATTTCCAGAAGGATATATTGCCAGGGATTATCTCTCTTTCAAGGCATGAAATCTGTGAAGATCTTTATGCAATCCAGTATGACCTTAGGAAGAAATCTAAATCGACCTGTGAGAAGAATTGGTTAGTTCCTGTTAGACGTAGGCGCTCAAGGCGACATGGTCAATAATAGCTGCTAAGAGTTTCAGGGAATTTAGATTTTGAATTCAAAATTATAAACTGAATTTCTGTAAAATATAGTGTTTAGATTATGCCTAGCATATGTAAGTATCATATCAGTTTTTGGATTATTGCATTTGCTCTGATTCACTCTCATTGAAGACTATTGCAAGCAAAGCTGGAATATGTGTGCTTTCATCAAAATCCATGGTTTAGTTATTGGCAATTTTATTTCCAATCACATTTATTTTGATCCATATGAGAGTCAATCTGTGTTCAAACCAGTTTATCCTATCCGTTGAAGAGGCAACAAATGGCATTGATGCATAGATATCATGCAGGAGGATTACAACTACAATGTCATCGAAGCAAATTTGCTGCATCAGATCAGAAGCCAGCTTTATGCTGAGTAGTCAAAGTATTGTCATTATAAAATGTAAGAATACTTTTTtcctttgtgttttttttttaaaaaaaagaagaagatattatTAATTCAAAATTCTTTTATATCCTACACATTGCTCCTCAGGCCAATTTGACGTTCAAACATGAGTCACTCTAAAGAATCTTAGCACATACAGCTAGAAAGTGGGAGCTTCTATTGCGTTCTCTATACACATCATGGTTAATATTTACATTCTCAAAATTGGAAAAAACATGTATGATAGAACTGATGCAATTTCGTATCCTCCAAGGGATTACTTTCTCTTTATTTAGTATTATTTTAACCAGGTCTAAATCTTCAGATTCGATTTTCGATTTGGATACACCTTCCTGCTAAAAGATAAATTCCATTATTAGATCGTAGTAAAAATTCAATTCTCTTTTACCGGAGGTAGCATCATAAGTACCATCAGTATTCAGTTTAATCTAATGAAAGGTTTCTACCAGATGATTCCAATATGACCTATCTCACAATTAGTTCTTTTAGAATTTTGTAGGTCTTCGCTATTCATCATAAAGAGCTTCATAGCAATAGAATAAATATTAATCTTAACctcattaaataaaatatcattttCGACCTTCCAAATCCACCAAAGATTATGATTTTACTTCTGGACATTAAAACGTTCGAGTaggatgataaaaaatatatttttcttagctactTACATGATTAGTTTAGTTATTGGTTTTGGGATCAAAAAAGtaaaaggtgtttagaagcaaagatgtagtcttctttggggATTAAACCCTTGAGAATTTGAAGAAAGAGATACCAGCTAAAACTATAGAAGGATTAGCAAACTATGATATGGTTACTCCTTCAATATATTAAGATGATGGGAAAGATATATAGGAAGATTGTGTAGAGACCGATATTGGTCTACTTACAAAACATGTTGAGTAGAAAGAAGATGGAGGGTAACTTTctatagaacctcagttgagaagattttctagacaacatcaaccttcTAAAAGATACTCTATAGATAAGTATATGATGCTTACTAATGTACGTAAACTAGAGAATTATTATGAAATaattgaaagtgagtagaaaaagaaATGATTAGTTACTATAAATAAAGAGATAGATGCTCTATAGAAGAACCACACATATGATCTAGTATaactacaaaagagaagaaagacctTAAAAGAGCAAGTACGTTTTCAGGTTAAAGACTCAAAAATAATGTTTTTAACCAAAGTACAAAACTATattagttgtgaaaggctttggtcaaaagaaagatattgactttgaagagattttttttcctattgttaaaatatcttctatctaTGTTTCTCTTAGTATTATTGTTAGCCTAAACTTGGAGATTATGTAGTTgaatgtgaagacaactttcctttagTGATTTAATAGAGAAAATTTACATAGAGCAAACAAAATGTTTCAAAgtcaaagatataaaaaaatcttatctgcAAGTTAAGGAAGAGCTTGTATGAgctgaagcaagctccaagataatgatataaaaaatttgattcatttatgattgaaaatataaaaaatgattttAGATCATTATATATACATTAAATAGTTTAGTGAGGCTTTTATTATcaacttactttatgttgatgacgttCTTATCCTTAgaaaagatatgtctataatTGATAGGCTGAAGAAAGACATGAGTGAGCCCTTTGCAATGAAGTACGTAGGACCAGTAAAGTAAATACTAGGCATACAGATTTTTCAtgatagaagaaacaaaaagatttggttgtcatataagaaatatatcaagaaggtaTTTgatagatttagtatgagcaatgcaaagccagttggttctcctctttcaAGTCACTTCAAATTATGCTTAAGGCAGAGTCCATCGAGCGATGGGGAGaaggagaaattgtaaaaggttccttatgctttaggagttagaagtttgatatatgcgatggtatgtacgaggttAAATATCGCATATACAATGGGTGTtgtagtagatttcttgcaaatctagaTAAAGAGCATTAGGCAATAGTGAAGTTgatctttagatatctcaaagggagctacaaagtttgtttaagctttgaaggtggaccatctatgttgacaggttatacagatgcagatatgataagagatattgatacgagaaagtctacgtcAAGTTTTGTATTCACCTTTGTAAGGGGAGCTATGTCATGACAATCCTGATTACAAAGGTATATCGCTCTCTCTACCA includes:
- the LOC135612828 gene encoding uncharacterized protein LOC135612828, translated to MTTTMVVASRRGDLNLNHAPLPDYEEQVKEGLKQAMVEHDTLFKHQVRELHRLYWTQKKMMNEACWRRSDLVSPREARVGCKLLGEKKTGDVPSRWLTVNSMEMRNTTTEFNANDRSYSLQLPANVNSSSGVKPLANNAANRSLSQISASSHFCSVAAMQSESGHRRTERFSHAEPQTGRWQEESFLYPDGLEEYGGSLSANFPTKNQWPQHKLMHIDLNIAQDSESINVFPNTAETFYSPSTSSSVVHYGDNLRVSNDKYSKESEASNESTKESTVTNQPGVVSPGSENSREKSADSLPHDPKDSDTSSVQASGQSSNFMRKNWDHKGYIVENEVCRSGIRISEECSKNLVERFSSAYDEQAHGGTNGTVLADLQKPGIEKIGSSVGEPNFAVQSDDRNNVPIFRVHEEHDCLHASSGKTNLPPKTTGDLEEKETNAEGSEDTISSHVTMPDEKQKDELMEYTIGIKLNRLTRHSECTSKKKSMEDHTVISSSKDFGTTHSCSVMPEKICHKQIPNVVDSDYICTQDRPCSSDASQPRDDMEQQLPKIEQDNIIIKAAEILLSVSSEKPLCSMDPLAIDGQMELKCEEGNDQPQSSNSFETITLKLQEIRDNGSSICASQIESEPREDGCGFRPRRGRRDFQKDILPGIISLSRHEICEDLYAIQYDLRKKSKSTCEKNWLVPVRRRRSRRHGQ